In a genomic window of Lepisosteus oculatus isolate fLepOcu1 chromosome 3, fLepOcu1.hap2, whole genome shotgun sequence:
- the LOC102684833 gene encoding drebrin, which produces MKSINLDTYSLSLLTAKEDILNPRSSTNWALFTYDGATNNLKLSDSGAGGVAELAKKFQSSHPLYGLCKIAAPGGGLPRIVMVIWVGQDVPEPRRSECASHVPAVKAFFKEAHVFISATGPEEVTEESIDAVIGKIAPPVDRVRRVPRPAGSEETVGTNYRKTNAAMEMRRINRDSFWARAEREEEQRKEEERRRVAEERRRWERERVLQERREAEERERKLSEKEQLILEQRRMQALQEAEARKLEKAKWEAQQREHEEEMRVRFRRSESIEKAAEAAVLVSQRSMNPREFFRQLSSSSSSHNSSSPVSPRSGKPTFRRYQRSLTDTAFIFGRCDSSTPTSPRSPTVVSPFSPSPFPATAVGPLSPSSPEPAFQPGARDGPGAPGAPVASPPTSPPRPALRRQRPASAAPQSSPAPAATPDGQPPGPALPASPQPDPPVSPAGPGSLSEAQPAPGIPAAPTSALPPDPPAAPSPPRTQEDRPPAAELHMVNSTVSELKADLGTRAEAVYKAELDSSIPPVAEEEEEEDAEEEKKEEEEKEEEEEEEEKEEEERSGLAEIEAASKLEPQAATEPYLAGQAEPSTEVLQTSGQEDPTAELCLEPELVPLGERMAGAGSAVLGAARATEEDGAEVVFTEPESEAPQPSAPPLEPDLIGGTAEEDREADRVHHAGQEPITADTEQSGLEREEPAVQPANEGTPEDERQQENGEQVSEQNGTADHFDSPDTDLSAPVVSESSLCAVRHDGMEEDSMVQEQEQEVQKEEENGEESPEPERKLCVRALCDYQAEDDSELSLEPGDIISVVEAVDQAWWRGCSKDGRQGLFPAKYVEPL; this is translated from the exons GGCTCTGTTCACGTATGATGGGGCAACGAACAACTTGAAGCTGTCTGACTCTGGAG cTGGTGGGGTGGCTGAGCTGGCAAAGAAGTTCCAGAGCAGCCACCCTCTCTACGGCCTGTGCAAGATAGCGGCCCCCGGCGGGGGTCTGCCCCGGATCGTCATGGTCATCTGG GTCGGGCAGGATGTGCCGGAGCCCCGCAGGTCCGAGTGTGCCAGTCACGTGCCTGCTGTCAAGGCCTTCTTCAAG GAAGCTCACGTCTTCATCAGCGCCACCGGCCCGGAGGAGGTGACAGAGGAGTCCATCGATGCCGTCATCGGTAAAATAGCGCCCCCGGTGGACCGGGTGAGGAGAGTGCCACGCCCTGCAGGCTCCGAGGAGACAGTG GGCACAAACTACAGGAAGACGAACGCGGCCATGGAGATGAGACGGATCAACAGGGATTCGTTCTGGGCACGTGCAGAG CGGGAGGAGGAGCAGCGCAAGGAGGAGGAGCGCCGGCGGGTCGCGGAGGAGCGCCGGcgctgggagagggagagggtgcTGCAGGAGAGGCGCGAGGccgaggagagggagaggaagctGAGCGAGAAGGAGCAGCTCATCCTGGAGCAGAG GAGAATGCAGGCTCTCCAGGAGGCGGAGGCTCGCAAGCTGGAGAAGGCCAAGTGG GAGGCGCAGCAGAGGGAGCACGAGGAGGAGATGAGGGTCCGTTTTCGCCGCAGTGAATCCATAGAAAAGGCAGCG GAGGCAGCGGTGTTGGTGTCTCAGCGCTCCATGAACCCAAGGGAGTTCTTCCGACAgctgtcctcctcctcctcttcccacAATTCCAGCAGTCCGGTCTCCCCCCGCTCAG GCAAACCCACCTTCCGCCGGTACCAGCGCAGCCTGACGGACACCGCCTTCATCTTCGGGAGGTGTGACTCCTCCACGCCCACCTCCCCGCGCAGCCCCACTGTGGTGTCTCCCTTCTCCCCCTCCCCGTTCCCCGCCACCGCGGTGGGCCCCTTGTCGCCCTCCAGCCCTGAGCCCGCCTTCCAGCCCGGCGCCCGAGATGGGCCTGGGGCCCCTGGGGCCCCTGTGGCTTCCCCTCCCACCTCTCCCCCGCGCCCAGCCCTCCGCAGGCAGCGCCCTGCCTCTGCGGCCCCCCAGAGCTCGCCCGCCCCGGCCGCCACGCCAGACGGCCAGCCCCCCGGCCCAGCCCTCCCCGCCTCGCCCCAGCCTGACCCCCCGGTCTCCCCTGCAGGCCCAGGCAGCCTGTCAGAGGCCCAGCCTGCCCCCGGTATCCCTGCTGCCCCCACCTCTGCCCTGCCCCCTGACCCCCCGGCTGCCCCCAGTCCTCCCCGCACACAGGAAGACCGTCCCCCGGCTGCAG AGCTGCACATGGTTAACAGCACGGTGAGTGAACTGAAAGCAGACCTGGGCACGAGAGCTGAGGCCGTCTATAAGGCAGAACTGGACTCCAGCATTCCACCGGtggctgaggaagaggaggaggaggacgcggaggaggagaagaaagaggaggaggagaaagaggaggaggaggaggaagaggagaaggaggaggaggagagatcTGGGCTTGCGGAGATTGAAGCAGCTTCTAAGTTGGAGCCGCAAGCAGCCACAGAGCCCTACCTGGCAGGACAGGCTGAACCGAGTACAGAGGTCCTCCAAACGTCCGGGCAGGAAGATCCGACAGCCGAGCTCTGCCTGGAGCCGGAGCTGGTGCCCCTGGGAGAGAGGATGGCAGGGGCCGGGAGCGCTGTTCTCGGGGCTGCCAGGGCCACGGAGGAAGACGGAGCCGAGGTTGTCTTCACAGAGCCGGAGAGCGAAGCACCACAGCCCTCGGCCCCACCCCTAGAGCCAGACCTGATCGGAGGAACAGCTGAAGAAGACAGGGAGGCTGACAGGGTCCACCACGCCGGCCAGGAGCCGATCACAGCAG ACACAGAACAGTCGGGACTGGAGAGGGAGGAGCCAGCGGTGCAGCCGGCCAATGAGGGGACGCCTGAAGATGAGAGGCAGCAAGAGAATGGAGAGCAGGTTTCGGAGCAGAATGGCACAGCAG ATCATTTTGACTCCCCTGACACTGACCTGAGCGCACCTGTGGTGTCCGAGTCCAGTctctgtgcagtgaggcatgatGGGATGGAGGAGGACTCCATggtgcaggagcaggagcaggaagtGCAGAAGGAGGAGGAGAATGGAGAG GAGTCCCCAGAGCCAGAGAGGAAGCTATGTGTACGAGCACTGTGTGACTACCAGGCAG